The genomic stretch CAAGCCATGGCACCCTTTAAAAAATTAGATACAAAACGACACTATTTTGTACTTCGTATTAGACACGACACCGCACAACCCATTGCCACCCATATTCTCAATTAAAGTTGGCAATCATGTCAGTCCGACCGGGTCAAGTTGAATTGGGTAGGGTAGTATTTGATTCGGGTCATAGCAGGTCACCATACCCTTGCTTCGGGGTTAAGTCTGGTTCGGTTCCTATCGGCTTGGGGGCATTTCGGGTCAAGTTTTGTGACGGGTTCGGGTCGATCGGCTCATAGTCGAGTCTAGTTACTTTATCAAATTACTTCAATGTTTTTACCAAGAAGTTTAGTTTATGACCAACTATTTCGTGTAGTTACCTTACTTCATTATTAAGTAGAACATATCAAGCTAAAACTAAACTTAATAATTGTCGAGTGATCAGTCTTATCTGGTCAATATCGGGTCTGGTTCATATCGGGCTAGGATTCGGGTCACTGATCATCGGGTTGTACAACTTGTATCGAGTGTCGGGTCGCAAGCGGGGCAAGTTTGTCAGTTCAATTCCTAGCTTCCCCTTCCATTAGTCATCTCTTTCACAAGTATCCAATTCATGATTCTCGTGCCATGAGGATTTGAACCCGAGACTCGCGGCTTTCTTCACCCTTGTTAACCAACTAAAGTAGTCCCTTTTTTGCAACATTTGTTCTTTTTTAACAATTCTGACCCAACTTTCTCAAAATAAATGTATAGCGGCACCAACATCTGTTGGCCTCGGATCAGGAAAAATAGTGCAAAATATATTCAATAAGGCAGATGCACCGTTGGAGAAAACCGACTATACGATGGTAGTGGAACTGATGGGATTCGACGATACTGGGGGCGAAAGAGGTGGTGTTGATATAGTCGCGGTATTGGACGTGAGTGGAAGTATGTGGGGAGAAAAGTTGGAGAAACTAAAAACATCGATGAAGTTCTTGCTGAAGAAACTGGACCCGATTGATCGTTTGTCGATCGTCACATTTGAATCGACTGCGACGAGGCTGTGCCCATTGACTGGGATGAACAAAAATGGGCAAGACAAAATTGAGAAGCTAATCGATGAGTTAGATGCTGATGGTGGCACAAATATCTCATCAGGCCTACAGACAGCCTTAAGTGTGTTGGCCCAGCGTAGACACCGTGACGGGCGTACAACAGCTATCATGCTTATGTCCGATGGGCAAGATCGCCCTTCTACTGTTGACGTCTCAAGCGTCCCAGTATACACTTTCGGTCTCGGTAGGGATCATGATAGCCAGGTAATATGTCAATTTTatcatgtttgaccaatcaatatgtcAATTTTAGTATTTGGTTAACAGCATATTAAAATCAATTTATAATCTGCGTATCCTCAAAGTAAATATGGAATTGAAATTGTATTTCTTCCTGTAAAGCTGCTTCAAGATATAGCAAGCAAAAGCGACAAGGGAACTTATTCGATTGCAGATGTGGAAGGATCAGACTCAGCGAGTTTGAATATCGCCTTTTCATCATGTCTGGCAGGGCTCCTCAGTGTGGTGGTACAAGACTTGAAGCTGACCATTACCCAAAAGGAATCAGAAATCCTGAAAGTCTCCGCAGGGAGTTATGATCAGGACCGTGTTAATGAATCTGTTACGATTTCATTTGGGAATCTCTACAACCGAGAGAAACGGAGCACCACCGTGTTTCTTAGTCTTCCTGCTGTTGAAGATCGGACAGCAATGGATATCCTCAAAATCGCCTTCTCTTACACGTAAATTTTACTCCCTCTATTAGACTCGGACTTTTTTTAGTGTGGACAAACAACTGCGTAATAATGCCTTAGATAAGTGGTATTGCGTGCAGGCCAAGCGGCGGAGGGCGTTTGTTTAGATCTCCGCCAATAGCAGCTACAGTGACCCGCACAAGGTCGCCAGTGACGGAAGACCCAGTCGAGGTGGTCAACGAGAAGGCGCGTGGAAATACTGCTGCTGCAATTGAAGAGGCTAGAAAAAAGGCGGATGCCAACGACTTACCTGGAGCTCGGAATACTATGAAGAATGCGGAGGAATCACTAAACAGCCTTGGCCGTGAGGCGGATGAATTAATCAAGGCATTGAAATATGAAGTGCAAGAGTTCTTGAGGTTGCTCAAGGACAGCGACACGTATCTCAAAGAAGGCCGTGCATTCGCTCTTTCATCCGAACTGTCTCATAAGCTACAACGTTTTGCAGCAAGAGGGGACGCAACCCAACTAGTTGCACTCGGTATACCTCTCGTCATCGAGTTTGTCAACCAAGCCGTAAAATTTGACAAGGACCCTAACTTTAAAGTGTCCTCGGCTAACGAAGATAAGAAAAGAGTTGCTCAAAAAACTGCGGAAGAGGATAGAATTGCCGCGGAAGCAAAGAAGAAACGTGATGAACAGATTCAGGAAGCGATAGACGAAATTGGTaagaaagaaaagaaggaagACTTTATTAAAAATAATCCCCTTGTTACACAAGCTGATACTCTTAAAGAACACCTTGATCAAGCCATTAAATCTTTGGAAGCCATCCAGAATTTGGTCGTTGCTCTTCAGAAGACCACTTAAAATGCTTCCTATTCCAGCTCTCGACCCGATTGATCGTTTTTCACTTTTAATTCGCTTTTTGTCTTTTGCTTTCCGATAATTATATCGAGTATCCTGTAAGACCGTTGTACAACACCTTATCATGTTTGTACGCCTCATTTACTGGTATAATTGAGGTGTAGAATGCATTGTAAGGTAGTAAGACGGTCTTAAACGATAatttgtgtttacttttccgtTCTTTTCATTATTTAGCTGCAATTAAACAAAACGATTACGTTGACAAGTCATCGCGAATAACTCTCCTAAGGTTCCAAACACACCTCCCTCCCAGATTAGTGAATTTTCTAACTATCCACCTCCCATTCCCGGACTAAAAGTTTTGGTTGAAATGGTTCATCTATCAGAGACAGTGCGTGTGACCAAAGGTCACAGGTTCGAATCCTgacaacctcaaaactcctcaaaaactcttGAAGTGGAATTTCAACACACGGTATgagggagccggtgcacaacgaacaactcttcaagcccaatggacatttgagtgagggagcatAATagaaataattataatagttagCCTCAACCATCATCTTAAGGTTTTgattgagatggttcatctatcacaaTCGATAGCTAAAGGCACCCTCATAGAATTTTCACTTCCGTGCTCAACTGGAATTTATAGGTTAGTTGAAACTAGTATAGATCTCGCgcgaatgcgcggttttttagataggaatagtaaagaaaataataattatacaattgatatttaactcaatttgaaatttaattgtaagatttattattattaatgttttgtattaatcggtGGAAAAGGGAAGTTCGTTATAATCCAGTTATAGATATAATATAATAAAAGTCTAATTacatatatgatatgatatgataaaaGCCCAATCACAAATACGATATGATAAAAGCACAATTATAGATACGATATAATGAAAGCCCAATTACAACCagattcatttaggcgggaaaattttgtagatctcttattcttttagtatataaTAAGGGGGAGGGGATAAGTGGGTTTCTAATCTAATCAATTTCCAACATATTGATGGTCAACGGTCaagaaatcaacaaaaacacgATAAGAACATAAACAAGACAAGCCCCTTAGCATGCAAACCCCTATTAAGCATGTCAGGCATTACTCGAACCTTATTGAGAAGAATACTCAATAGTCATAAaggatgaacatatataacaataatgtaaatataataataagaaaGAGGGAGAGAAGAAATTGATAGCAAACTTGAAGGGAAAATTGCATAGATAAACAAGATTAAGTATCACAAATCCAAAAGATTGAAGAATCTAAAGTCTAATTAAATCTACTCTTAACTAACTCCATGGTTGTTTTGTAAAGAAGGCAACAATTTGTAAACTATAGTAGAATTGTCAACCAACTTTGTCCGCCCATAACCATTGCAAATAATTATATAAAGGCTTTGCTTTTTTTGGACTAAACTGAACTAATTTAAATGTAACAGAGTTGAAATTAATAAAcctgaactgaactgaagtagtattaataataataattgcgtATTTGTGTGATTCGGACCACGCTATTGTGGGGCTGATCACTCATTTTAGTGGGCGTCCAGATTGTATCTCAGTTGTctactaatttcttgtaaattttGATATTATCTTAATAAAAGTCACGCTTTAAAAAAAACTATGAAATGGATTAAAAGTTAAACTTGATTAATAGTTTGTATTTTTCGGGTTAAAATACTTAGGCTCTGTTTTTTCTGACTTAATTTCAGCTCACTACAGCGCGGCTCAACTTACTTTAATTTGATTCAGTTCAACTCTATTTATTTCAATGTAGTTTAGCTCCATTATACTCAGTTCGTTACAGATATGCTCATCTTAAACTTTATAGAAGTAGTAGTGGTGGTAGACTAGTACTAGTACTAGTAGTAGTTGTTCAGTCTAGTTTAGCAACATTCAATTTAGTTCTGTTAAGCTCAATTAAGTTTCATTTACTTCATTTCAACTTATTATCATTAAGTTCAGTTTATCTTGCATCACTTGGAATAAAACAAGGCCTTAGTTGGTTCGATTTGGATGTGAGTTGGGCCAAatatttatttgcttttgttgtaAATACCCATTACACAAaatataaaagaaaaataaataataaataaaatggagTATTTATTAAACTGATATAGTGGCAATGATTTGTATTGTACATCATTTATATTTACAATATATTCTTACTAATTATGGTAACAATGAGTTTATACTTGAATATCcggggaagtggcaaataagccccaaacgtttgccactacgtgcaaattagccccataacATTTTACTAGTGCGAATTAGCCACATTAGTTATACCCGACGTGCAAATCAACCCAAGTAGAGATATCCGAGTAAAATTTTCGCCGGAAAATTGTGACATGGCACCGGAAAAATGAATAGGatggattaaattaaataataattaaaaaaaaaacatattgatGAATTGTCACTATCTAATTATGCTGCTATTCAAACACTTGTTACGTCCTCCCTTATCTCTTTCACTTTTATGTGGTTTTTGAGCTCATTCTTCAATTCTCACACCTCTAACCATTTCTCTATTTTTTTCCACCTCAATTTTGTTTGATGTAGTCGACATTTATCCCTGTAAATCACCATTTTTGTGATTAAAAATTTACTAAGATTCacaaaaactggaaaaaaaaatgaaattgggGGAAAATTGAATGTATACACACTACAATTGTTATTCCCCTAACAACAATTATATACCGTCATTAATTGGAAAAATTACCTTTTGGCATGGGGATAACCATAGCTGCTACAGAAGAACTATTGTAGAATGAAGATAGTAATGAAGGAGATGGGAAGAAGATAAAACGTAAGAAATAAAACTAGATGGAAAAACTAAATTCTGGcaatatgtttttttttaattattatttaatttaatccatCCTATTCATTTTTCCGGTGCCATGTCACAATTTTCCGGCGAGAATTTTACTCGATATCTCTACTTGGGTTGATTTGCACGTCGGGTATAACTAATGGGGCTAATTCGCACTAGTAAAATgttatggggctaatttgcacgtagtggcaaacgtttggggcttatttgccacttccccgCTTGACTATCTCGTGAGAATATTTTGTCAATCTTACCATGTTAAGGttattaacatgtgcccttaaGACGCATTTTAGAAAAACCCTTTAAGTAAATACTCCGTATGTAATGTGATTATAGGGGATGGGGACATGTAGAACATCATCAAAAGAAAAATCAGTATCTCTCAACATCAACCAAACAATAGTTATAATccgtacaatgcaagaagatcaATACAAAAGAGCTTTAAAAGTCCTTTTAATTTTCCCGGAACACAAAACTAGTTTATAATGAAAAGACGAGTAGGCAGTTTCATGAACCATTTTACTTTAATTCAAAACAAAACAATATGAGCAATAAGTAGAAATAATGGAAGTTGTCTATGAGTTGAGATAAACATTTAGGCAAAATGATTCAAAGGAAGCAAGAGTAAGGTTATTTGAATGGGGTATTATATTGTGGACTTTTCATCGGAATCATCGTCGAAATCATAATCGTCTCCCATAATATACTTTCTCCATTTCTTACCTTCTTGAATCTGCTCGTGTGTTGGTGGAGGAATCCATAATGACTGAAATCGTGTCATCGAGAGATCCCCCGTGTCTAGAATAGGTGTTATGGATCCGTCTTTCAAATCAAACACCCTTAAATCATCAGCTATATAA from Silene latifolia isolate original U9 population chromosome 5, ASM4854445v1, whole genome shotgun sequence encodes the following:
- the LOC141654998 gene encoding putative E3 ubiquitin-protein ligase EDA40, with amino-acid sequence MVVELMGFDDTGGERGGVDIVAVLDVSGSMWGEKLEKLKTSMKFLLKKLDPIDRLSIVTFESTATRLCPLTGMNKNGQDKIEKLIDELDADGGTNISSGLQTALSVLAQRRHRDGRTTAIMLMSDGQDRPSTVDVSSVPVYTFGLGRDHDSQLLQDIASKSDKGTYSIADVEGSDSASLNIAFSSCLAGLLSVVVQDLKLTITQKESEILKVSAGSYDQDRVNESVTISFGNLYNREKRSTTVFLSLPAVEDRTAMDILKIAFSYTPSGGGRLFRSPPIAATVTRTRSPVTEDPVEVVNEKARGNTAAAIEEARKKADANDLPGARNTMKNAEESLNSLGREADELIKALKYEVQEFLRLLKDSDTYLKEGRAFALSSELSHKLQRFAARGDATQLVALGIPLVIEFVNQAVKFDKDPNFKVSSANEDKKRVAQKTAEEDRIAAEAKKKRDEQIQEAIDEIGKKEKKEDFIKNNPLVTQADTLKEHLDQAIKSLEAIQNLVVALQKTT